A region of Lichenibacterium dinghuense DNA encodes the following proteins:
- a CDS encoding polyhydroxyalkanoic acid system family protein, which translates to MTKPLVVSIPHQLGAAEAQRRLRTGIDQLKEQYAGKFAVLDSQWIGQHLDFRVSAVGQTVTGKIDVAEDHVRLAVELPWMLAMLARKAQGLIENKGQLLLEKK; encoded by the coding sequence ATGACCAAACCGCTCGTCGTCTCCATCCCGCACCAGCTCGGCGCCGCGGAGGCCCAGCGCCGGCTCCGCACCGGGATCGACCAGCTGAAGGAGCAGTACGCCGGCAAGTTCGCCGTGCTGGACAGCCAGTGGATCGGGCAGCACCTCGACTTCCGCGTCAGCGCGGTCGGCCAGACCGTGACGGGCAAGATCGACGTCGCCGAGGATCACGTGAGGCTGGCCGTGGAGCTGCCCTGGATGTTGGCCATGCTGGCCCGCAAGGCGCAGGGCCTGATCGAGAACAAGGGCCAGCTCCTCCTCGAGAAGAAATAG